Proteins encoded by one window of Chroococcidiopsis sp. TS-821:
- a CDS encoding glycosyltransferase family 1 protein, with protein sequence MKILLIGNYLPDCQESMQRFADMLHTGLIQLNYEVRLLKPQPFFGKLKVSNQGLSKWLGYVDKFVLFPQTIQQAITWADIVHICDHSNSIYTKYLQRVPHVVTCHDLLAVRSALGEIKENPTKWSGRKLQQMILRGLERSQRIVCVSQQTKKDLLRITSIEPSTISVIYDGLNYPYAPVPKVEMFARCQALGIDINFPFLLHVGGNHWYKNRLGVLAVFHHLKQHNSNIFLVMVGKPFTWEMQQFIQERGLETHVKELVAIENNDLRALYSAATALLFPSLQEGFGWPIAEAQACGCPVITSNRPPMTEVAGNAAIYIDPENPKAAAQEIAQHLPTISKLKQAGFVNVQRFAPQKMLESYIDVYQEICK encoded by the coding sequence ACCCGATTGTCAAGAAAGTATGCAGCGGTTTGCAGATATGTTGCATACTGGTTTGATCCAACTAAATTATGAAGTACGCCTGCTTAAACCACAGCCTTTTTTTGGGAAACTAAAAGTATCTAATCAAGGATTAAGTAAATGGTTGGGCTATGTAGATAAGTTTGTGTTGTTTCCTCAAACAATACAGCAAGCAATAACGTGGGCAGATATTGTCCACATCTGCGATCACTCCAATTCAATTTATACGAAGTACTTACAGCGCGTACCACACGTAGTAACTTGTCATGACTTATTAGCAGTTCGCTCTGCGCTTGGTGAAATTAAAGAAAACCCCACAAAGTGGAGTGGTAGGAAATTACAGCAGATGATTCTAAGAGGACTTGAGCGATCGCAGCGGATAGTTTGCGTTTCTCAACAAACAAAAAAAGATTTGTTACGTATAACTTCTATTGAGCCGAGTACTATTTCTGTGATCTACGATGGTCTAAACTATCCATACGCCCCTGTACCCAAGGTCGAGATGTTTGCGCGTTGTCAGGCGCTGGGTATTGATATCAATTTCCCATTTTTGTTGCATGTTGGCGGAAACCATTGGTATAAAAACCGCTTAGGTGTTTTAGCAGTATTTCACCATCTCAAGCAACATAACTCAAATATATTTTTAGTTATGGTTGGCAAGCCCTTTACTTGGGAAATGCAGCAATTTATTCAAGAGCGAGGTTTAGAAACTCACGTCAAAGAATTAGTGGCAATAGAAAATAACGACTTACGAGCACTATATTCGGCGGCGACAGCTTTACTATTTCCTTCACTACAAGAGGGTTTTGGTTGGCCAATAGCTGAAGCGCAAGCATGTGGTTGTCCTGTAATCACCTCGAATCGTCCACCAATGACAGAAGTCGCTGGTAATGCAGCAATTTATATTGATCCAGAAAATCCCAAAGCAGCAGCTCAGGAGATAGCTCAACACCTACCAACTATATCAAAACTCAAGCAAGCCGGATTCGTTAATGTACAACGATTTGCACCACAAAAAATGCTTGAGTCTTACATTGATGTTTATCAGGAGATTTGCAAGTGA